The Alteripontixanthobacter sp. genome has a window encoding:
- a CDS encoding pyruvate dehydrogenase complex E1 component subunit beta yields MAIELKMPALSPTMEEGTLAKWLVKEGDEVSSGDILAEIETDKATMEFEAVDEGTIGKLLVAEGTENVAVGTVIAMLAGDDEDASDIEAPPAAEDVPGEGKDVGREPSKAEITKPQAKARPAEPEVPHGTNMATVTVREALRDGMAEEMRRDERVFVMGEEVAEYQGAYKVTQGLLDEFGPDRVIDTPITEYGFAGIGTGAAMGGLRPIVEFMTFNFAMQAIDHIVNSAAKTNYMSGGQMRCPVVFRGPNGAASRVGAQHSQNYGPWYASVPGLIVIAPYDSSDAKGLMKAAIRCEDPVVFLENELVYGRSFELPELDDHVLPIGKARIVREGSDVTIVTYSIGVGLALEAAEELVGEGIDAEVIDLRTLRPLDKQAVLDSLAKTNRVVIAEEGWPTCSIASEIIAICMEEGFDHLDAPVLRVCNEDVPLPYAANLEAIALIDSDRIVSAVKKVCYV; encoded by the coding sequence ATGGCTATCGAACTTAAAATGCCTGCGCTTTCGCCCACCATGGAGGAGGGAACTCTTGCCAAATGGCTGGTGAAGGAAGGCGACGAAGTATCCTCCGGCGATATCCTCGCCGAGATCGAGACCGACAAGGCGACGATGGAATTCGAAGCCGTCGATGAGGGGACTATCGGCAAGCTACTGGTCGCAGAAGGCACGGAGAACGTCGCAGTCGGAACGGTGATCGCGATGCTGGCGGGCGATGACGAAGACGCGTCCGACATCGAAGCGCCGCCCGCGGCAGAGGATGTTCCTGGCGAGGGCAAGGATGTTGGCCGGGAGCCATCCAAGGCCGAGATCACCAAGCCGCAGGCGAAGGCACGGCCCGCCGAACCCGAAGTGCCCCACGGCACCAACATGGCGACAGTTACGGTGCGCGAGGCCCTGCGTGACGGGATGGCGGAGGAAATGCGCCGCGACGAGCGGGTGTTCGTTATGGGCGAGGAAGTCGCCGAATATCAGGGCGCCTACAAGGTCACGCAGGGTCTGCTGGACGAATTCGGTCCGGACCGCGTGATCGACACTCCGATCACCGAATATGGCTTTGCCGGGATCGGAACGGGCGCGGCGATGGGCGGGTTGCGCCCCATCGTCGAATTCATGACCTTCAATTTCGCGATGCAGGCGATCGATCACATCGTGAACTCTGCGGCCAAGACCAATTACATGTCCGGCGGTCAGATGCGCTGTCCGGTAGTGTTTCGCGGCCCCAATGGCGCAGCGAGCCGGGTCGGCGCGCAGCACAGCCAAAATTACGGCCCGTGGTACGCCAGCGTGCCCGGCTTGATTGTGATTGCGCCCTATGACAGCTCCGATGCCAAGGGGCTGATGAAGGCCGCCATCCGCTGCGAAGATCCGGTCGTCTTCCTGGAAAACGAGCTGGTCTATGGCCGCAGCTTCGAATTGCCCGAGCTGGACGATCACGTTTTGCCGATCGGCAAGGCGCGGATCGTGCGCGAAGGCAGCGACGTGACCATCGTAACCTATTCCATCGGTGTCGGTCTGGCGCTGGAGGCGGCAGAGGAACTGGTGGGCGAGGGGATCGATGCCGAAGTGATCGACCTGCGCACGCTGCGTCCGCTCGACAAGCAGGCGGTGCTGGACAGCTTGGCCAAGACCAACCGCGTGGTTATTGCCGAGGAAGGTTGGCCGACCTGCTCGATCGCGTCGGAGATCATCGCGATCTGTATGGAAGAAGGCTTCGACCATCTCGATGCGCCGGTGCTGCGCGTTTGCAACGAGGACGTGCCGCTGCCTTATGCTGCGAATTTGGAGGCGATTGCCCTGATCGACAGCGACCGGATCGTCAGCGCGGTCAAGAAAGTCTGCTATGTCTGA
- the pdhA gene encoding pyruvate dehydrogenase (acetyl-transferring) E1 component subunit alpha, whose amino-acid sequence MAKAAAKKTAAKSNKPSAKGKSAAAAAKAGDEDFALRSLQQALEEQGRYDAGEDEKLAFYKQMLLIRRFEERAGQLYGLGLIGGFCHLYIGQEAVAIGLQSALDNDKDSVITGYRDHGHMLAYGIDPNVIMAELTGRQAGISKGKGGSMHMFSTEHKFYGGHGIVGAQVALGGGLALAHKYRKDGGLCLAYFGDGAANQGQVYETFNMASLWKLPIVFVIENNGYAMGTAVKRSSAETEFYRRGTAFQIPGMDVDGMDVLAVRQSAEIAYKYVREGNGPVLMELNTYRYRGHSMSDPAKYRTREEVQDVRDHKDPIERLKKELIEAGAAEDELKAIDKEIRARVSQAADFAESSPEPDPSELYTDVLVEEY is encoded by the coding sequence TTGGCCAAAGCCGCTGCGAAAAAAACTGCCGCAAAATCGAACAAGCCATCTGCAAAAGGGAAATCCGCTGCCGCTGCCGCGAAGGCAGGCGACGAGGATTTTGCGCTGCGCAGCCTGCAGCAAGCCCTGGAAGAGCAAGGCCGATACGATGCAGGCGAGGATGAGAAGCTCGCCTTCTACAAGCAGATGCTGCTCATCCGCCGGTTCGAGGAACGGGCAGGCCAGCTGTATGGTCTCGGCCTGATCGGCGGTTTCTGTCATTTGTATATCGGGCAGGAAGCAGTCGCCATCGGGCTGCAATCGGCGCTCGATAATGACAAGGACAGCGTGATCACCGGTTACCGCGATCACGGTCACATGCTCGCCTACGGCATCGATCCGAACGTCATCATGGCGGAGCTTACCGGACGCCAGGCCGGCATTTCCAAGGGCAAGGGCGGCTCGATGCACATGTTCAGCACCGAGCATAAATTCTATGGCGGTCACGGTATCGTGGGCGCGCAGGTTGCGCTGGGCGGCGGGTTGGCGCTGGCACATAAATACCGCAAGGATGGCGGCCTCTGCCTCGCCTATTTCGGCGATGGCGCTGCCAATCAGGGGCAGGTGTACGAGACGTTCAACATGGCCTCGCTGTGGAAGCTGCCAATCGTGTTCGTGATCGAGAACAACGGCTATGCGATGGGCACCGCGGTGAAGCGGTCCAGTGCCGAAACCGAATTCTACCGCCGCGGCACCGCTTTCCAGATCCCCGGCATGGATGTCGACGGGATGGACGTGCTGGCCGTGCGCCAATCTGCCGAGATCGCCTATAAATATGTGCGCGAGGGCAACGGGCCGGTGCTGATGGAGCTCAACACCTATCGCTATCGCGGTCATTCCATGTCCGACCCTGCGAAGTACCGCACGCGTGAGGAAGTGCAGGATGTGCGCGATCACAAGGATCCTATCGAACGGCTCAAGAAAGAGCTGATCGAGGCTGGCGCCGCCGAGGATGAGCTGAAAGCCATCGACAAGGAAATCCGCGCGCGGGTTTCTCAGGCCGCCGACTTTGCCGAAAGCTCGCCCGAACCCGATCCGTCGGAACTCTACACCGATGTCCTGGTGGAGGAGTATTGA